TCATGGAGGAGCCGCCGCCGCCGGTCGAGTCGGATCTCGACCCCGGGCCGTGGTCGACCCGGTCGAAGATCCATCAGGCCACGGGGATGGTGCTGATGCAGCTGCGCATCAGTCCTGCCGACGCGATGGCGTTGATGCGGGCGCATGCCTTCTCGCACAGCACCACCCTGGCCGAGGTCGCCGAACAGATCACCAGCCGACGGCTCCGATTCTCCGACGACGCCTGACCCACCCTGCGGTCAGTCGAGGATCTTTCCCTGGACAACCTGTCCGAGCCGGTTGAGGGCGCCCATCCAGAGCGTGTCGTAGTGGGCGAGCAGGCGATCGCGGATACCGCCGTGAGTCAGGATCAGATGCGTTTCGTCCTGCCCTGGAACCACGTCCACCAAGACCGTGCTGGCGGGGTGCGGCGGATCGTCGAAGGCGGCCCGGAAGTAGTGCGGGGGCTCGCAGACCGTCACGATCCCGGTGTGCTCGGCCGACGCGCGTGTCACGACGATGAATCCGCCGTACTGCGTGTCGCTCAGAACGGTCGGCCCGAGCCAGCTACTGAGCTGCTCCGGGCGGGTGATGAGCCTCCACAGGAGGTCCGCGTCACAGCCGAACGTCCGAACATATCTCAACTGCGGCGCCCCACTGGTGCGCGTCGCTCGCGTTTCCGTTGTACGAGCCATACCCAACCAGTGCCCCTCGACCACGTCTCGCAATCGGGGCTGGTGTGGAGTTCCGGATGATGGCAAGCTCTGCCTTGGCGACTGTTGGGCAGTCAGCAGCCGGATGCGCTACTTCGGGCTGACTGGGAGGACCCATGGCCGTCAGCGGCGTTGGCACAATATGAGTGAGCTCGAGGATGACGCCCTCCAGTTCGGCGCTCATGAGATGGCGTCCGAGAACCGGCTGTGGATGCCCGAGATGGTGGACGAGACGGCCGACGTCTTCGCGCGCCTTGCGGTCGAGTTGCACAGCGCCGGCGGCGTCGAGGAAACAATCGACGCGGTGGTCCAGTTTGCCCTGCAGGCGCTGGGCTGCAGCTATTCCGGGGTGGCGCTCTACAACCGGGGCCGGCGGCCGGAGATTCCGGCCGTGACGGATCCGGTCGTCGCCGAGATCTACAACCTGCAGATCGACGACGGGGCCGGCCCGCTGATCGACTCGTTGCAGCACCAGACGGTGGTGCTGGTCCGCGACACCATGGCGGATATCCGTTGGCCGAGGTGGGCCGCCGAGGTGGCTCGTCTCGGGGTCCGCAGTGTGCTGGATGTGCCGTTGGCCGTCGGCGCCGCCAGTTCGCGGTCGTTCGGCGTGCTCGGGTTGTACGCCCCGGAGCCGGACGCCTTCGGTCCGGACGACGAGGCGATCGCCCACATCCTCGCGAGGCACGCATCGGT
This Kribbella sp. NBC_00482 DNA region includes the following protein-coding sequences:
- a CDS encoding SRPBCC family protein, giving the protein MRYVRTFGCDADLLWRLITRPEQLSSWLGPTVLSDTQYGGFIVVTRASAEHTGIVTVCEPPHYFRAAFDDPPHPASTVLVDVVPGQDETHLILTHGGIRDRLLAHYDTLWMGALNRLGQVVQGKILD
- a CDS encoding GAF and ANTAR domain-containing protein, whose protein sequence is MPEMVDETADVFARLAVELHSAGGVEETIDAVVQFALQALGCSYSGVALYNRGRRPEIPAVTDPVVAEIYNLQIDDGAGPLIDSLQHQTVVLVRDTMADIRWPRWAAEVARLGVRSVLDVPLAVGAASSRSFGVLGLYAPEPDAFGPDDEAIAHILARHASVAVATARHEQTMAQAVDARKLVGQAMGILMERYGLDDARAFAILKRYSQDTNTKLRDVAQQLIDTRKLPRT